In Luteolibacter arcticus, one genomic interval encodes:
- a CDS encoding autotransporter-associated beta strand repeat-containing protein has protein sequence MKTHPSLLPALRRLLCLLLVLIPWLPVAAQEGREFPLGPIGGHYSVTANSSLALVRSVDAGGPGALAGLQAGDYIHGAFGKTFTPTGGSHYGVTQELGFAVDRAEAGDGILPLLVIRAGTGGMVMNVGLPASGAFGPAYPRNSPKYAAMYENAVADLHTRTMNSGNGYTGYLTGFTGLCLLGHPNWNDTTGAKPYRLSINKIRDLAIQQITNWGYAPTESALVDGSPIPNPSGGPSNWELGPYVMFLSEYYAKTSDSSVLAPLQRGTEMCANTVQWWKQPVNGGLSPEYDRVAGMSSHGGVTGDYMHQGWYCGINMNGVHNLGGMAFARRAGTNMSVRPKDGHYFGFTNLNPGDPIPNSIVNALPSSITLPQYAADPVRGLTLSNTSSPVNRSDPSDPFWYNPSVNQKYLMQMNFICRRSLSGNGSIGYAPETGDTGEDGGRTPGGLLGLAMYRDDVGGLDAADLNRLELMKSRITNNYMNHQLAHVYLIGGQVFQQLATPYLNDRQQRFFMDNWRFYYALARNANNGPRYFQNRTHSDAGAYLSNDHCALINAALPYGIANGGYSLIPGYNTNRTLADFKSPALMWPTIAAHTCTVTSASQAFQIDVCDGSGNVLAPANYTAAWSHVSGPATATFSSNNTANTTITFPSVSPTAYRVRLTVTRAGFPDLVEDIDVIRANATTPVPPSITTHPAPQSTVPGGGATFSVAASGTGPFVYQWRLNGVSYWVASPTPTLTLTNVGSGHLGSYDCVITTPEGTLVSNAATLSFNSTLSRTPGGLRREVWTGLGGSAVADLTASVNYPLFPRITSVVTSAGTTAYGDNYGQKLSGWLRPPVSGAYRFFIASDDASQLWLSTDDSAAAKVKIAEYTGSTNYRSYSTGAQSGVINLVAGQKYYIELLHKEAGGGDHASLAWQMPGEPVPANGSAPIDGVYLEYDQYLPLLTNHWKLDEASGSTCADSVGTAAANLMNGPTRVAGVLGNAVNFNGVNQYGQATVTVSESVSAVSLWFRTTQASGGLFSVVDGASSYDRSVFLTGGNISAYIYSGETITTSGTAYNDGQWHHLVHTFGGGIGGQKLYVDGVQVAAGTKAQSDFNWQTAVRIGHAANSPSPYFNGQIDEVRIYNAGLSVPDAEALYTGGLNAAPQISAGTFTVVENAPAGTSVGTLTATDTNAGQTIGYSIVAGNVGGRFALNPTTGALTVAVPPDFETSGAYVLTIAATDNGSPVQSTTTTATINVTNVNEGPVFASNPVIGSPAAPGVAYGSSLTAIDPEGGGAVTYQKTGGPSWLSVASDGTLSGTPVAGDIGLNDFSVSATDSTLMSTNATLRIDVVNVAVTPFWTNAAGGSWPVAVNWLSNGIANGASIVADFSTLNLTADTTVTLNGARTIGGLKFGDTTPSHNWSLATGSGGPLTLSVASGTPLVRVGNQTATLNTVLAGTKGMLKSGSGTLALGSANTYSGTTTISQGRLQLNVGNALPSTSNIVIGDANSGSTAPNLYLGNQLAPTFATLTVGSNVANAALHTSGWAPTISGITTLNSPLTIRQYNGGGVHTGIQNTGKITGPGAGAGNDTLIFSYSGGTNFYWQANNTAANDFTGNIRVTGVPGNMNAQGGANGPNNVVIPDAAMVTIDAGCNFAWNNFGNNAVTETFDGLAGAGSMIRNNGGGLISSLNLTINANNASNEGDRVFTGGLASLNSFTFGGSGTQVFGGASSYTGPTTINGGTLLINGSLANTPTTITAAGRLGGSGSIAGTVSSSGTLAPGNDDVGNLTISNTLTLAGGSDIEWEIADWTGIAGSGWDKLTATSLNLTATAGSPVTIHLHEVDLANFEESSQSFILVQTSNGITGFDPAQFVIDDSALVTPQGTWAVSQFGNNLVLAYIPPNRAPAFASDLISASAVMSVAFSGELEATDPDAGDTLTFTKTAGPAWLNVAADGTLSGTPGSGTTGINTFTVRVTDGDEAFDTATLEIEVVDPAVTPFWINPAGGSWPVTGNWLSNSMANGASIVADFSSLNLTAHTTVTLDGARTIGGLKFGDTTPSHNWTLNTGSGGPLTLSIASGSPVIRVSNQTATLNTVLTGAQGLVKSGAGTLTLGAANSLTGGMVISQGTLAVSNHSAIAGATLTLGDASTGANATGFRIENGVSSPVIPASITTTSHGSGHAITLNAGSALAANAAALSCPLTLSGSVPLTLKATNTNGHSTAQDWTGRITGTGIATGSTALVLDGSSHTLRLSFGNSLTPNTFTGDVLVQGTVTTQNQTYTGNSAGNQNNGFLNNNLTVASGGTWSVVWGGETIGALNGAGNVSLNCQSALGNTGITLGTTGSNGLFTGAISGGFGLVKLGNGTQVLGGANSYTGATAINGGTLLINGSLANTPTTIAAAGTLGGSGSIAGTVANSGTLSPGNSTIGNFTVTNTLTLAGGSHIVWEIADWTGTAGTGWDKITANSLNLTATSGNPVTIHLDETTLAHFTETSQTFTLVQTTSGITGFSANKFVIDESALPTPQGTWAIQQSGNNLVLAYTLNPNPVGGLDANDNDINDDWETANFGNANAGANLPGDDADKDGLTNLMEYALGTNPLAHNAGPAVDFETIASTKHLRITVNKNPQATNLSYSVETCGALNDWSASGTVIETDTATQLIVRDTFNTTTSSRRFIRLKVLANP, from the coding sequence GTGATGTTCCTTTCGGAATATTACGCGAAGACCTCCGATAGCTCGGTGCTCGCCCCGCTCCAACGCGGCACCGAGATGTGCGCCAACACCGTCCAGTGGTGGAAACAACCGGTGAACGGCGGCCTCTCGCCGGAATACGATCGCGTCGCTGGCATGAGTTCGCACGGCGGCGTCACCGGCGACTACATGCACCAGGGTTGGTACTGCGGCATCAACATGAACGGCGTCCACAACCTCGGCGGGATGGCCTTCGCCCGCCGCGCCGGGACGAACATGAGCGTCCGCCCGAAGGACGGCCACTACTTCGGATTTACCAACCTGAATCCGGGAGACCCCATCCCGAATTCCATCGTCAACGCCCTACCATCGTCGATCACCCTGCCGCAATACGCGGCGGACCCGGTGCGCGGCCTCACCCTTTCCAACACCTCCAGTCCGGTCAACCGCTCGGATCCATCCGATCCGTTCTGGTACAATCCCTCGGTCAACCAGAAGTACCTCATGCAGATGAACTTCATCTGCCGGCGCAGCCTCAGTGGCAATGGGAGTATTGGCTACGCTCCTGAGACGGGTGACACGGGAGAGGACGGCGGTCGCACTCCCGGCGGTTTGCTTGGCTTGGCGATGTATCGGGATGACGTCGGCGGGCTCGATGCCGCCGACCTCAACCGGCTCGAGCTCATGAAGAGCCGCATCACCAACAATTACATGAACCACCAGCTCGCCCACGTGTACCTGATCGGCGGGCAGGTGTTCCAGCAACTGGCGACTCCCTACTTGAACGACCGCCAGCAGCGTTTCTTCATGGACAACTGGCGCTTCTATTACGCGCTCGCCCGCAACGCCAACAATGGCCCGCGCTACTTCCAAAACCGCACCCACTCGGATGCCGGCGCCTATTTGAGCAACGATCACTGCGCCCTGATCAACGCCGCGCTGCCCTATGGCATCGCCAACGGCGGCTACAGCCTGATCCCCGGCTACAACACCAACCGCACCCTAGCGGACTTCAAGTCGCCCGCCCTCATGTGGCCGACGATCGCGGCCCACACCTGCACCGTCACCAGCGCGTCGCAGGCCTTTCAAATCGATGTCTGCGACGGATCCGGCAATGTGCTCGCGCCGGCCAACTACACCGCCGCTTGGTCACACGTGTCCGGCCCGGCCACCGCCACCTTCAGCTCTAACAACACGGCCAACACCACCATCACCTTCCCCAGCGTCAGCCCCACAGCTTATCGCGTGCGGCTGACGGTCACCCGCGCCGGCTTTCCCGATCTGGTCGAGGATATCGATGTCATCCGTGCCAATGCCACCACGCCTGTCCCGCCTTCCATCACCACTCATCCCGCTCCCCAAAGCACCGTTCCCGGGGGCGGCGCGACCTTCAGTGTCGCAGCTTCCGGTACCGGTCCCTTCGTCTATCAGTGGCGTCTCAATGGCGTTTCGTACTGGGTCGCGAGCCCGACGCCCACGCTCACCCTCACCAATGTCGGCAGCGGACATCTCGGTTCCTATGACTGTGTGATCACCACGCCCGAGGGCACCTTGGTTTCGAACGCCGCGACCCTCAGCTTCAATTCCACCCTCTCCCGCACACCGGGCGGGCTGCGGCGCGAGGTGTGGACCGGCTTGGGCGGCTCGGCGGTCGCCGATCTCACTGCCTCTGTGAACTACCCCTTGTTCCCGCGCATCACCTCCGTGGTGACATCCGCCGGGACGACGGCTTACGGCGATAACTATGGCCAAAAACTCAGCGGCTGGCTCAGACCTCCGGTGTCCGGCGCGTACCGCTTCTTCATCGCGTCTGACGATGCCTCGCAACTGTGGCTGAGCACCGACGATAGCGCCGCGGCCAAGGTGAAGATCGCCGAATACACGGGGTCCACCAATTATCGCTCCTACAGTACCGGGGCCCAGTCAGGAGTCATCAATCTGGTCGCGGGGCAGAAGTACTACATCGAGTTGCTTCACAAGGAAGCCGGCGGCGGGGATCACGCGAGCCTGGCCTGGCAGATGCCCGGCGAGCCGGTGCCGGCCAATGGCTCCGCACCGATCGATGGCGTCTACTTGGAATACGACCAGTACCTGCCGCTGCTGACCAACCACTGGAAACTCGACGAAGCGTCCGGCAGCACTTGCGCCGACTCGGTCGGGACGGCTGCGGCCAATCTTATGAACGGTCCGACCCGCGTTGCCGGAGTCCTCGGCAATGCGGTGAATTTCAACGGCGTGAACCAGTACGGGCAAGCGACGGTGACTGTCTCCGAGAGCGTGTCCGCGGTGTCGCTGTGGTTCCGCACGACCCAGGCATCCGGCGGGCTGTTTTCGGTGGTGGATGGAGCGAGCAGCTATGACCGCAGCGTCTTCCTGACCGGCGGCAACATCAGCGCCTACATTTACTCCGGAGAAACCATCACCACCAGCGGCACCGCCTACAACGACGGCCAGTGGCACCACCTCGTCCACACCTTCGGCGGTGGCATCGGCGGCCAGAAGCTCTATGTCGATGGCGTCCAGGTCGCGGCCGGCACCAAGGCCCAGTCGGATTTCAACTGGCAGACCGCCGTCCGGATCGGCCACGCGGCAAACTCGCCGTCGCCGTACTTCAATGGCCAGATCGACGAGGTGCGGATCTACAATGCGGGGCTGTCCGTGCCCGATGCGGAGGCGCTCTACACCGGCGGACTGAATGCCGCGCCGCAGATCAGTGCCGGCACCTTCACGGTGGTGGAAAATGCTCCAGCCGGAACCAGCGTCGGCACCCTCACGGCCACGGATACCAATGCGGGCCAGACGATCGGCTACAGCATCGTGGCCGGCAATGTCGGCGGACGCTTTGCCCTCAACCCGACCACGGGTGCCCTCACGGTGGCGGTGCCGCCTGACTTTGAAACCTCGGGAGCATACGTTTTGACGATCGCCGCGACCGACAACGGCTCGCCGGTCCAATCCACCACGACCACCGCGACCATCAACGTCACCAATGTCAATGAAGGTCCGGTCTTCGCCTCCAATCCGGTCATCGGTAGTCCCGCTGCGCCCGGCGTCGCCTACGGCAGCAGCTTGACTGCCATCGATCCCGAGGGAGGCGGAGCCGTGACTTATCAGAAAACCGGCGGTCCCTCGTGGCTCTCGGTCGCCAGCGATGGCACCTTGAGCGGCACTCCCGTCGCGGGCGATATCGGCTTGAATGACTTCAGCGTGAGCGCCACCGACAGCACCTTGATGAGCACGAATGCGACGCTACGCATCGACGTGGTCAATGTGGCGGTCACGCCCTTCTGGACCAATGCCGCCGGTGGCTCGTGGCCGGTCGCCGTCAACTGGCTATCGAACGGCATCGCCAACGGCGCATCGATCGTCGCGGACTTCTCCACGCTCAATCTAACGGCGGACACAACGGTCACGCTCAATGGCGCACGCACCATTGGCGGGCTGAAATTCGGCGATACCACGCCCAGCCACAATTGGAGCCTCGCTACCGGTAGCGGCGGTCCGCTCACGCTCTCCGTCGCGAGCGGCACACCACTGGTCAGGGTGGGCAACCAGACCGCCACGCTCAACACCGTGCTGGCTGGCACCAAGGGCATGCTCAAGTCCGGGTCCGGCACCCTCGCGCTCGGCTCCGCCAATACCTACAGTGGTACCACCACCATCTCGCAGGGACGGCTTCAATTGAATGTGGGCAACGCTTTGCCAAGCACCTCCAATATCGTGATCGGCGATGCCAACAGCGGCAGCACCGCCCCGAACCTCTATCTTGGCAACCAGTTGGCACCCACCTTCGCGACGCTGACCGTTGGAAGCAACGTGGCCAACGCGGCGCTCCACACCAGCGGCTGGGCACCGACGATCAGTGGCATCACCACGCTGAACAGTCCGCTGACCATCCGGCAGTACAACGGCGGCGGCGTTCACACCGGCATCCAGAATACCGGCAAGATCACCGGCCCCGGCGCGGGTGCGGGCAACGACACGCTGATCTTCAGCTACAGCGGCGGGACGAACTTCTACTGGCAGGCCAACAACACCGCGGCCAACGACTTCACCGGCAACATCCGCGTCACCGGGGTGCCCGGCAACATGAACGCCCAGGGCGGTGCCAACGGACCTAACAACGTCGTGATTCCGGACGCCGCGATGGTGACCATCGATGCCGGCTGCAACTTCGCCTGGAACAACTTTGGCAACAACGCCGTGACCGAGACCTTCGACGGTCTCGCCGGTGCCGGCAGCATGATCCGGAACAACGGCGGCGGGCTGATCTCCAGCCTCAATCTGACGATCAATGCCAACAACGCCAGCAACGAAGGCGACCGCGTCTTCACTGGCGGGCTCGCGAGCTTGAACAGCTTCACCTTCGGCGGCAGTGGCACCCAGGTCTTCGGAGGTGCGAGCAGCTACACCGGCCCGACGACGATCAACGGCGGCACGCTGCTGATCAATGGCAGCCTGGCGAATACTCCCACGACGATCACCGCGGCCGGCAGGCTCGGTGGATCCGGCAGCATCGCCGGCACGGTGAGCAGCAGCGGCACGCTCGCACCCGGGAACGACGACGTCGGCAACCTGACGATTTCCAACACGCTGACCCTCGCCGGCGGGTCCGACATCGAGTGGGAGATCGCCGACTGGACCGGCATTGCGGGCAGCGGTTGGGACAAGCTCACCGCGACCTCGCTGAACCTCACGGCTACCGCGGGCAGTCCGGTGACGATCCATCTTCACGAGGTCGATCTGGCGAACTTCGAGGAAAGCTCGCAGAGCTTCATCCTGGTCCAAACCAGCAACGGGATCACCGGCTTCGATCCGGCTCAGTTCGTGATCGACGACAGTGCCTTGGTCACGCCGCAAGGGACGTGGGCGGTCAGTCAATTCGGCAACAACCTCGTGCTGGCTTATATTCCGCCGAATCGGGCGCCTGCATTTGCCAGCGACTTGATCTCCGCCAGCGCCGTGATGAGCGTCGCCTTCAGCGGGGAGCTTGAGGCCACCGATCCGGATGCGGGTGATACGCTCACCTTCACCAAGACTGCTGGTCCCGCCTGGCTGAACGTGGCCGCCGATGGCACACTGAGCGGCACGCCGGGCAGCGGCACTACGGGCATCAATACCTTCACGGTTCGCGTGACCGATGGCGACGAGGCCTTCGACACGGCCACCCTTGAAATCGAAGTGGTCGATCCCGCGGTCACGCCATTCTGGATCAACCCCGCGGGTGGTTCGTGGCCGGTCACCGGGAACTGGTTGTCTAACAGCATGGCCAACGGCGCGTCGATCGTCGCGGACTTCTCCTCGCTCAATCTAACGGCGCACACCACCGTCACCCTCGATGGCGCGCGCACCATCGGCGGGCTGAAATTCGGCGATACCACGCCGAGCCACAACTGGACGCTCAACACCGGCAGCGGAGGTCCGCTCACCTTGTCCATCGCGAGCGGCAGTCCGGTGATCAGAGTGAGCAACCAGACCGCCACGCTCAACACCGTGCTGACCGGGGCCCAAGGACTCGTCAAATCCGGTGCCGGCACCCTCACGCTCGGTGCCGCCAATTCCCTGACCGGCGGCATGGTGATCAGCCAAGGCACGCTGGCCGTGTCCAACCACAGCGCCATCGCGGGTGCCACGCTCACGCTCGGTGATGCCAGCACCGGGGCCAATGCCACCGGCTTCAGGATTGAGAACGGCGTCAGCTCCCCGGTGATCCCGGCCTCGATCACGACCACGTCCCATGGCAGCGGCCATGCGATCACCCTCAATGCGGGCTCGGCCTTGGCCGCGAACGCCGCCGCGCTTTCCTGTCCGCTGACTCTATCCGGCAGCGTGCCGCTCACGCTCAAGGCCACCAACACCAATGGCCACTCCACTGCGCAGGATTGGACCGGCCGCATCACCGGCACCGGCATTGCCACCGGCTCGACCGCCCTCGTGCTGGACGGCAGCAGCCACACGCTGCGTCTGAGCTTTGGCAACAGCTTAACCCCTAACACTTTTACCGGCGACGTGCTGGTGCAGGGCACGGTCACCACGCAGAACCAGACGTACACCGGCAACAGCGCGGGCAACCAGAACAACGGGTTCTTGAACAACAACCTCACGGTCGCCAGCGGCGGGACCTGGAGCGTGGTCTGGGGCGGCGAAACCATCGGCGCGCTAAATGGCGCGGGCAATGTCTCGCTTAACTGCCAGAGTGCGCTCGGCAACACCGGCATCACCCTCGGCACCACCGGCAGCAATGGACTCTTCACCGGCGCGATCAGCGGGGGATTCGGCCTGGTGAAACTCGGCAACGGGACTCAGGTGCTCGGCGGTGCGAACAGCTACACCGGCGCGACGGCGATCAACGGAGGAACGCTGTTGATCAATGGCAGCCTCGCCAATACGCCGACCACCATTGCCGCCGCGGGAACGCTTGGTGGCAGCGGCAGCATCGCTGGCACGGTGGCTAACAGCGGCACGCTCTCTCCAGGCAACAGCACGATCGGGAACTTCACGGTTACGAACACGCTGACGCTCGCCGGAGGATCGCACATTGTATGGGAGATCGCCGACTGGACCGGCACCGCAGGCACTGGCTGGGACAAGATCACGGCAAACTCGCTGAACCTCACTGCCACCTCGGGCAATCCGGTGACGATTCACTTGGACGAGACCACCTTGGCCCACTTCACGGAGACCTCGCAGACCTTCACCCTGGTCCAGACGACGAGCGGCATCACCGGTTTCAGCGCGAACAAGTTCGTGATCGACGAGAGCGCGCTGCCCACTCCGCAAGGCACCTGGGCAATCCAACAGTCGGGCAACAACCTCGTCCTGGCCTACACCCTCAATCCGAATCCTGTCGGTGGTCTCGATGCGAACGACAACGACATCAACGACGACTGGGAGACCGCGAACTTCGGCAACGCCAACGCGGGTGCCAACCTTCCCGGCGACGATGCCGACAAGGACGGCCTCACCAACCTGATGGAGTATGCCCTCGGCACCAATCCGCTGGCCCACAACGCCGGACCGGCCGTGGATTTCGAAACGATCGCCAGCACCAAGCATTTGCGGATCACAGTGAACAAGAACCCGCAGGCGACGAACCTGAGCTACTCCGTGGAAACCTGCGGCGCGCTGAACGACTGGTCCGCGTCCGGCACGGTGATCGAGACCGACACGGCCACACAACTCATCGTCCGCGATACCTTCAATACCACGACGTCGTCGCGCCGCTTCATCCGGCTCAAGGTGCTGGCGAATCCCTGA